A single Lemur catta isolate mLemCat1 chromosome 20, mLemCat1.pri, whole genome shotgun sequence DNA region contains:
- the CBLN1 gene encoding cerebellin-1, whose protein sequence is MLGAVELLLLGAAWLAGPARGQNETEPIVLEGKCLVVCDSNPASDPTGTALGISVRSGSAKVAFSAIRSTNHEPSEMSNRTMIIYFDQVLVNIGSNFDSERSTFIAPRKGIYSFNFHVVKVYNRQTIQVSLMLNGWPVISAFAGDQDVTREAASNGVLIQMEKGDRAYLKLERGNLMGGWKYSTFSGFLVFPL, encoded by the exons ATGCTGGGCGCcgtggagctgctgctgctgggggccGCGTGGCTGGCGGGCCCGGCCCGCGGGCAGAACGAGACGGAGCCCATTGTGCTGGAGGGCAAGTGCCTGGTGGTGTGCGACTCCAACCCCGCGTCCGACCCCACGGGCACAGCCCTGGGCATCTCTGTGCGCTCCGGCAGCGCCAAGGTGGCTTTCTCTGCCATCAGGAGCACCAACCACGAGCCGTCCGAGATGAGTAACCGCACTATGATCATCTACTTCGACCAG GTGCTAGTGAACATCGGCAGCAACTTTGATTCCGAGCGCAGCACTTTCATCGCCCCGCGTAAAGGGATCTACAGTTTTAACTTCCACGTGGTCAAGGTCTACAACAGACAGACCATCCAG gtGAGCCTCATGTTAAACGGGTGGCCGGTGATTTCAGCCTTCGCTGGTGACCAGGACGTGACCCGGGAGGCCGCCAGCAACGGAGTCCTGATCCAAATGGAGAAAGGCGACCGCGCATACCTCAAGCTGGAGCGGGGGAACTTGATGGGGGGCTGGAAGTACTCGACCTTCTCCGGATTCCTCGTGTTCCCCCTCTGA